Part of the Thermodesulforhabdaceae bacterium genome is shown below.
GATGTATAGAGTCTGTCTTTAAGGATGTCCAGGTAGAGAGCACTCAGGTCAACAGTGCAATAGTTAAAGAGCAAATGATATACCTTGAAAAATTCAAAACGTTCAAAAGCATCCCGACTCCGCTTGATGACTTTCTGGAGTTGATGAAGAGCAAAACGATCAATTTCTTCCATTTGTTCATAAGGGATGCGATCTCGATCTGGATCAAAATCATACAGATTGCCCAGGAGATAGCGGCAGGTGTTACGGATTTTTCGATAAGCCTCACTTAGTCTTTCCAGAATGTTGGGGGAGATTCTAATATCATCGCGATAATCTTCTGCAGCAACCCAGAGTCTGAGAATTTCCGCTCCGTATTTGTCGATCACCTCCTGAGGATAGATTACATTTCCCAGGGATTTTGACATCTTGTATCCGCTACCGTCAACAACGAATCCGTGCGTGAGAACTGCTTTGTATGGTGCCTGATTCCTGGTTCCTACGGCAACAAGAAGACTTGAATGAAACCAACCTCGATGCTGATCACTTCCTTCGAGATAGAGGTCTGCCGGAAATTCTAAATCACTGCGCTGCTCAAGGACCGCCGCAAATGATGAGCCTGAATCGAACCATACATCCAGGATGTCTGTTTCTTTCAGAAATCGTCTCCCCTTACAAGCGGGGCAGCTAAATCCTTCGGGTAGGAAATCTTCTACCGGTCTGTCAAACCAACTGTCAGCGCCTTCTTTTTCGAAGATCTCAACCACTCGATCAAAGATCTCTTTACTTGCAATTAGTTCACCGCAGTCTGCACAGGTCAGCACAGTTATTGGTACTCCCCATGCGCGCTGGCGGGAAATACACCAATCAGGCCGATTTTGTATCATGTTATAAATGCGATCTTTACCCCAGGACGGAATCCATTGGACTTTGTTGATCCATTCTAGAGATTTTTTGCGGAGCCCGGTCTTTTCCATGGAAATGAACCACTGGGGAGTGGATCGGAAAATGACCGGTTGCTTACATCGCCAGCAGTGAGGGTAACTGTGGGTTATTTTGCCGTCTTTAATGAGCGCTTGAACTTCTCGCAATTTTGCAACTACGTTGGGATTGGCGTTAAATACAAATTGTCCTGCGAAAAATGGCACATCACTGGTAAAACATCCCTTATCATCTACAGGAGAGTAAATTTCTAGCCCGTATTTGATTCCCATATCATAGTCTTCACGACCGTGACCGGGAGCTGTATGCACACACCCTGTTCCTGCGTCGAGAGTTACGTGAGAGCCTAGAACAATCCTGGACTCTCTATTAATGAAAGGATGCAAGCAAACTTTACCTTCTAGATCCATAGCCGATAATTTTTTTGCGATGCTATAGTTCTTAATACCGAATTCTTCCATACACCGCTCGAGAAGGCCTTCAGCGATAATCCACACCTCAGTTCTATCTTCAGGTTTGACCGCCACATAGGCAAAATCAGGGTGAAGGGCGATGGCAAGGTTTGCTGGAATGGTCCAGGGTGTTGTGGTCCAGATTATTAAACTTACAGGACCATCTTCTCCTGCGGTTATTTCTCTGGCAAACTCAGGTTTCAGAGGGAACTTAACGTAAATTGATGGCGATTCATGATCTTCGTATTCAACTTCCGCTTCAGCCAGTGCCGTTTGGCAATGAGGACACCAGTAAATTGGCTTCTTTGATCGGATTACACTTCCATTTTCAAAGAATCTTCCTAATTCCCGGGCAATAATAGCTTCGTATTCATAAGACATGGTTAGATAAGGATTATCCCAATCACCAAGAACACCAAGGCGCTTAAATTCATTTCGCTGTATATCTATGAACCGCTCGGCGTAGCTTCTACAGTAACGTCTTATGTCTCCATGGGACATGGTTTTTTTCTTTTCACCGAGTTCTTTATCTGCCTGGTGTTCTATGGGAAGCCCGTGGCAATCCCATCCCGGCACATACACGGCATCGTAACCGCTCATCTGCTTGGTCTTTACGATCATGTCTTTAAGAATCTTGTTTAGCGCTGTGCCGAGATGTATGTGGCCATTAGCGTAAGGAGGACCATCATGCAAAATGTATCGAGGACGTCCTTTGGAGATTTGACGTAGCCTCTCATAAAGCTTTCCATCTTCCCACTTTTTAAGAATTTCAGGCTCCTTTTTGGGAAGATTTGCCTTCATGGGGAAGTCGGTCTTAGGAAGATTCAATGTCTCCTTATAGTCCATTTTCTCCTCATCCTTCACTTTGTAGTTTGCCTAAGTGTGATAAAATTCCTTGGCATTTTGAATTTTTAAATCCCTATAGCCGAGGAATTCTTTTTTATCCTTCTTTAGCTAAATGCCAAGTCTAAAAATGCGCCTAAGTAGATAACACAGGCGGGGGTTAAGTCAAGTTGCTCTGTTTCTTTCTAGAATATTTTTTCAGGTAATAGTGAGAATATTCGGAAAAGGATTATAGGGATAATCCTATATGATTACCCTTATTAATTCAAAAAGGGCTTTTAACCGGTTGAAGTAAAAGTAGTTATGTGATCTACTTGAGCTTCGAAATACTATTGAATTGATAGGTTATGAATGTTGGAGGACAACCGTGATGGAAAAACCTATTTATCTAGATTATAATGCCACAACCCCAGTAGATGAGCGAGTGCTGGAAGCGATGCTTCCATACTTAAGAGATAAGTTCGGCAATCCTTCCAGCGCTCACTACTACGGGCAGGAAACTAAAACCGCTTTGGAAGAAGCTAGAG
Proteins encoded:
- the ileS gene encoding isoleucine--tRNA ligase codes for the protein MDYKETLNLPKTDFPMKANLPKKEPEILKKWEDGKLYERLRQISKGRPRYILHDGPPYANGHIHLGTALNKILKDMIVKTKQMSGYDAVYVPGWDCHGLPIEHQADKELGEKKKTMSHGDIRRYCRSYAERFIDIQRNEFKRLGVLGDWDNPYLTMSYEYEAIIARELGRFFENGSVIRSKKPIYWCPHCQTALAEAEVEYEDHESPSIYVKFPLKPEFAREITAGEDGPVSLIIWTTTPWTIPANLAIALHPDFAYVAVKPEDRTEVWIIAEGLLERCMEEFGIKNYSIAKKLSAMDLEGKVCLHPFINRESRIVLGSHVTLDAGTGCVHTAPGHGREDYDMGIKYGLEIYSPVDDKGCFTSDVPFFAGQFVFNANPNVVAKLREVQALIKDGKITHSYPHCWRCKQPVIFRSTPQWFISMEKTGLRKKSLEWINKVQWIPSWGKDRIYNMIQNRPDWCISRQRAWGVPITVLTCADCGELIASKEIFDRVVEIFEKEGADSWFDRPVEDFLPEGFSCPACKGRRFLKETDILDVWFDSGSSFAAVLEQRSDLEFPADLYLEGSDQHRGWFHSSLLVAVGTRNQAPYKAVLTHGFVVDGSGYKMSKSLGNVIYPQEVIDKYGAEILRLWVAAEDYRDDIRISPNILERLSEAYRKIRNTCRYLLGNLYDFDPDRDRIPYEQMEEIDRFALHQLQKVIKRSRDAFERFEFFKVYHLLFNYCTVDLSALYLDILKDRLYTSHPTSRERRSAQTVIHKILTSLLKLMSPILSFTAEEAWSYVPGRKERDRSIFEESLPEVNKDFIDEDLATRWERILAIRSNVSVALERARKEKHIGHSLEAKVILQLPEDIEKAFEKDAELFKTVFIVSQVKYGNPASEGIIVLESDEIQGLVVGVARADGAKCERCWIWDKSVGTYSDHPALCTRCRNVIIQMSDVS